A section of the Candidatus Palauibacter australiensis genome encodes:
- a CDS encoding ABC transporter ATP-binding protein, which yields MTLENGPAELRVRELGVGYRRGRAVLGGLSLDIVPGEVLAVVGPNGSGKTTLFRTLLGVLAPIEGEATVSGAGPADYRRRHGIGYLAEDTVLPPGWTCDGLLALAAAAAGPDADTERACRLAGVDYDTGGPADALSKGMRRRLALAMALMRPTGLLFLDEPESGLDPGQRIRLRRRIEEIRGQSTILVASHDLGELAMMSDRVLLIDRKRGRIVLPPEGGFTREFLETEFVGLEGAVS from the coding sequence ATGACCCTTGAAAACGGACCGGCGGAGTTGAGGGTTCGCGAGTTGGGGGTGGGGTATCGGCGGGGGCGGGCGGTGCTGGGGGGGCTGTCGCTCGATATCGTGCCGGGCGAGGTGCTCGCGGTGGTGGGGCCCAACGGGTCGGGGAAGACGACGCTCTTCCGCACGCTGCTGGGCGTGCTGGCCCCGATCGAGGGCGAGGCCACGGTGTCCGGCGCGGGGCCGGCGGACTACCGGCGGCGGCACGGGATCGGCTACCTGGCGGAAGACACGGTGCTCCCGCCGGGGTGGACGTGCGACGGCCTGCTCGCGCTCGCGGCCGCCGCGGCCGGTCCCGACGCCGACACCGAGCGCGCCTGCCGGCTGGCCGGGGTGGATTACGACACCGGCGGCCCCGCCGACGCGCTCTCCAAGGGAATGCGGCGCCGGCTGGCGCTCGCCATGGCCCTGATGCGGCCGACCGGATTGCTCTTCCTCGATGAGCCCGAGTCGGGACTGGACCCCGGGCAGCGCATCCGTCTCCGCCGGCGGATCGAGGAGATTCGCGGCCAGTCCACGATCCTCGTCGCCAGCCACGACCTCGGCGAACTGGCGATGATGAGCGACCGCGTGCTCCTGATCGACCGGAAACGCGGCCGCATCGTGCTGCCACCGGAAGGCGGGTTCACGCGCGAGTTCCTCGAGACGGAGTTCGTCGGACTGGAAGGGGCGGTGTCATGA